The proteins below are encoded in one region of Dama dama isolate Ldn47 chromosome 21, ASM3311817v1, whole genome shotgun sequence:
- the LOC133042273 gene encoding large ribosomal subunit protein eL42-like: MVNVPKTLRTFCKKCGKHQPHKVTQYKKGKDSLYAQGKRRYDRKQSGYGGQTKPIFRKKAKTTKKIVLRLECVEPNCRSKRMLAIKRCKHFELGGDKKRKGQVIQF; encoded by the coding sequence ATGGTGAATGTTCCAAAAACCCTCCGGACTTTCTGTAAGAAGTGTGGGAAGCACCAGCCCCACAAAGTGACACAGTACAAGAAGGGCAAGGATTCTTTATATGCCCAGGGAAAGCGGCGTTATGACAGGAAGCAGAGTGGCTATGGTGGGCAGACTAAGCCAATTTTCCGGAAAAAGGCTAAAACTACAAAGAAGATTGTACTGAGGCTTGAATGTGTTGAGCCCAACTGTAGATCGAAGAGAATGCTGGCTATTAAGAGATGCAAGCATTTTGAGTTGGGAGGCGATAAGAAGAGAAAGGGCCAAGTGATCCAATTTTGA